The genomic window GTTCGTCCTCTCGTGGGGCGGATCGAGTCCGACAGTAGGCGTCGCGCGGACTGCGGGTCAGGGGACGGTCGGCAGGGCGTGCGACCACAGGTGGAAGAGCGCGTAGGCCCGCCACGGTGCCCAGGGCGCGGACGCGACCTCGGCCTGCTTCGTCGTGACGCCGCCCAGCGCCCGCCTGAGCACGAGGTCTCCGGCCGGGTAGGCGTCGCGGTCGCCCAGGGCGCGGACGGAGAGGTAGTCGACCGTCCAGGGGCCGATGCCGGGCAGGGCCAGCAGGGAGGCCCGCGTCGCCGCGCGATCGCCGTCGGGGGAGATGACGAGGCCCTCGGCCACGGCCTCGGCGACCGCGTGCAGGGTGCGGCCGCGCGCTCCGGTGACGCCGACGGCGGCCCGGAGCTCGTCGACGGGCAGGGCCGCGACGACGTCGGCCCGGGGGAACCTGCGGAGGCCCGTGCCTGCGACGTCGCTGCCGAGCGCCGTGACGAGCCGTCCCGCGAAGGTGCGGGCGGCCGCGAGCGAGACCTGCTGCCCCAGCACGGTGGTGACCGCCGCCTCCCAGCCGTCGGGGCTGCCCGTGATGCGGATGCCCGGTCGTGCGCGGACGAGCGGGCCGAGCACGGGGTCGTCGCCCAGGCCGGCGAGCACCGCGCCGGAGTCCGCGTCGAGGTCCAGCCACCGACGGACCAGCCGCTCGACCCGGTCGCGGTCATCTGGCGAGGCGGCGAGACCCGAGGAGGCGGTGGCCACGACGTCGACACCGCTCGGCTCGAGCCGCAGGTCGAGCCGCAGCACGCGGCTCGGTTCGTCGGCCGTGGCCACGTCGACGAGGCGCGAGTGCGTGCCCGCGGCGACGTCGGTCAGCTCGGCGCCCGGGACGGAGTGCGCCGCGAGCAGGCCGATCGCGTGAGCGGCGTCGTACGGGCCGTCGGTCTCGAGCCGCAGCTCGAAGGGGCGTGCCGCGAGGTCGGTCACGGGGTCGTGCTCCAGACGCCCGACGAGCCCCGTCGGTGGCTGTCGACCAGGTGGGTGTCGACGATGCCGGTGGCCTCCATCAGCGCGTGCATGGTCGTCGGGCCGACGAACGCGAAGCCGACGGCCTTGAGCGACTTCGAGAGCGCCACCGACTCGGGCGAGGTCGTCGGCACGTCGGCGAGCTCGACGGGGCGAGGAGTCTCGGCCGGCCTGTGCGACCACACGAGCTCGACGAGCCCGCCGTGCTCGCGCAGGGCCACGGTCGCGCGGGCGTTCGTGATCGTCGCGTCGATCTTGAGCCGGTTGCGCACGATGCCCGCGTCGGCGAGCAGGCGTTCTCGGTCGGCGTCGTCGAAGCTGGCCACCACGTCGGGGTCGAAGTCGCGGAACGCCGAGCGGAAGGCCTCGCGCTTGCGCAGGATGGTGGCCCACGACAGCCCCGACTGGAAGGCCTCGAGGCTCAGCCGCTCGAAGATCCCGCGCTCGTCACGGACGGGCATGCCCCACTCGGTGTCGTAGTACTCGCGCATCAGCGGATCGACGGCTGCCCACGGGGGCCGGGCCAGGCCGTCGTCACCGACCACCACGCCGCTCACGAGCGGGCTCCCGACGCGAGCTGCGACTCGAGCCCGAGCAGGACCGCCTTCGCGGCCTCGCCGCCGCGGTACCGGCCGGGGGTGCCGTCGCTGCGCACTACGCGATGGCAAGGCACGACGACGGGCAACGGGTTCGTCGCGCAGGCTGTGCCGACGGCTCTGACCGCACGCGGGCTGCCGCTCGCCGTGGCGACCCTGGCGTAGCTCGCCGTCTCGCCGTAGGGGATCTCGGGCAGGTGCTCGAGCACCGTCCGCTGGAAGCCCCTCGACAGCCGGCGATCGAGCACGAGATCGAAGCCTCGTCGACGGCCGGCGAAGTACTGGTCGATCTCGACGGCGACGTCGTCCAGACGACGGGCGGACCGCAGCACCCGGGAGCCGACCTGGACGGCGACCCGGTCGAGCACCGCGTCGTGGTCCTCGACCTCGAAGGCGACACGGAGGAGGCCGACGTCCGTGGCGCAGAGCAGCAACGGCCCGACGGGCGACGGGACGGTCCGCCAGAAGACGTCGACGGTGCCGACGGCGGCCGCCTCGTCGGCGAGCCGGTCGCGGAGCAGGTCGAGGTGCTCGTCGAGGCGGGGGCCCGCCTCGGTGCCGGTCGCCTCGGCGAGACGGCGCTGCAGCGCCGTGTCGACGTCGGGTGCGGTGTCGGTCATCGCCGTGCTCCTTCTCGGGGCGTCGCGTGTCGGGGGGATGTCGGAAGGGAGAATTCCTCCCAGGCAGGGGCAGGGGCAGGGGCAGGGGCAGAGGCAGAGGCAGGGGCGGCGGCGGTCTCGTCGCCCGGGCCGAGCACCCGGCGGAGCGCGGCGACGCCGTCGGCGGCGGCGCGTCGACAGGCGGCGTGGCTCCGGCCCGTCAGCTCGGCGACCTCGAGGTGGCTGAGCCCGGTGAGGTGGTGCAGCACCACCGCGTCGCGTTGCCCCTCGGGCAGGGACCGGACTGCGCGGAGCAGTGCGTCATCGCGAGCCAGCAGCTCGTCGAAGGAGACCGGCGGCGCGGACTCGGGCACCAGCTCGACGGGCTGGGGTCGACGGCTCTTGCCCCGGATGACGTCGAGTGCCTTGCGACGGGCGACGGTGACGAGCCACGCCTCGACGTTGACGTCTGCCGGCAGGTCTGGCCACGCGACGAGGGCGGCCAGGAACGTCTCGGACCAGGCATCGTCGGCGTCGGCCGCGTCGAGCAGGGCCCGGCAGACGCGGAGCACGGTGGTGCCGTGCAGCTCGACGACACGATCGAAGGGAGGCACGTCAGAAGAGCCGACCGGAGCCGGACGCCGACGGGGCCTCGTGGTCGAGCAGGAACCGCTTGCGGTCGAGCCCGCCGGCGTACCCGGTGAGGGAGCCGGCCGAGCCGACGACCCGGTGGCACGGCACGACGATGCTCAGGGGGTTGGCCCCGTTGGCCGTACCCACGGCCCGGGCCAGCCTGACGTCGCCGAGGCCGAGCGCGAGCTGGCCGTAGGTACGCGTCTCGCCCCACGGGATGGCAGCGAGCTGCTGCCACACCCGCTGCCGGAACTCGGTGCCGACCGGGGCGAGGGGCAGGTCGAAGACGCGACGCTCGCCGGCGAACCACGACGCGAGTTGGCTCTCGACCTCGACGAAGTCGGAAAGCCCCGTGCCCACCGCCGATCTCGGACCGAACCCGGCCGGATCGGGCAGGCGGCGGTGCTCGGGGAACCAGAGGCCGGTCAGGCCGTCGTCACCGCCGACGAGGGTGAGGGTGCCCACGGGGCTGTCGATCGTCGTGTGGACGACGGAGATCGTGCTCATGGGGGCTCCTGTCTCGGCTGATGGTACTCATCATGGAGACGCACGACGCGCCTCCTTTGTGAGGTGCGGGTGGTGAACCTGCGCGGGCTGCACCGATCGGAACATGAGCCGCGAGTCTCAGCGGACGCCCCGGCGCAGCCTGGTACTACTGATGGCGCGCCCTTCGAGGGCGCCACCGGCCCGGTCCGGGGACTCCACGCTGTCGGGTGCGTGCGAGCACCCGGGCCGGGTCCTCTCGTCCGGGGCCGCGCAGGTCGGTGCCGGTGGGCGCGAGCCGGTGCCGGTGGGCACGGGTCAGTGCCGCGTCTCGAAGCCGCCCTCGCCGGTGGGGGCGATCTCCTCCACGTCGACGCGCGACACGTCCGCGCCGGCGGGGCCCTCCTCGAGCCAGGCCAGCAGCTGCCCGACGGCCGCAGGCGTGCCCTCGACCTCCACCTCGACCGTGCCGTCCGGCCGGTTGCGCACGAAGCCGTCGACGCCGAGGCGGTCCGCCTCGCCCTCGGTCGAGAAGCGGTACCCGACGCCCTGCACGGTGCCGTGCACCAGGGCGCGCCGTCTGATCACGTCGTCCATCGCTCGACCGTACCCGCGCCTCCTCGGCTCGGCTCGTCGCGCGCCCCGCCACGCGCCGCGCCTCGTGCCCGGCGACTCCAGCGCGACGAATTGCAGCTCTCGCACGTCGCGCGCTCGAGGGCGGGTCGACGTCGTCGAGGGCGGGTCGTCGCGGACCCGCCCTCGATGCAAGCGACCCGCCCTCGACGGAAAACCGAGCAGGAGCAGCTACAGCAGCAGCTACAGGAGCAGCTACAGCAGCGACTGCAGCAGCAGCTACAGCAGCGACTAAAGCAGCGGCTACGAGCTAGCGGTCGATCGTCGACATGTCCGCGTAGCGATCGCCCTTCGGCGCCGCCACGTCGTCGAGCTGGTGCACCTGCTCCTCGTTCAGCTCGATCGCGTCGGCCGCCACGTTCTCGTCGAGGTAGGTGCGGCGCTTCGTGCCCGGGATCGGCACGATGCCCTCGCCCTTGGCGAGCAGCCACGCGAGAGCGACCTGGCCGGGCTTCGCGCCGACCTGGCGGGCGACCTCGTCGACCTGCTCGACGATGCGGACGTTGGCCTTGAGGTTGTCGCCCTCGAACCGCGGGTTGAAACGACGGAAGTCGTCGTCGGCCAGCTCGTCCACCGAACGGAGCGCGCCGGTGAGGAACCCGCGTCCGAGCGGCGAGTAGGGGACGAAGCCGATGCCGAGCTCACGCACGGTGGGCAGCACCTCGGCCTCCGCGTCGCGGCTCCAGAGCGACCACTCGGTCTGCAGCGCCGTGATCGGGTGCGTGGCGTGGGCGCGACGGATGGTCTCGGGTGATGCCTCCGACAGCCCGAGGAACCGCACCTTGCCGGCCTCGACCAGCTCGCCCATCGCGCCGACGGTGTCCTCGATCGGCACCAGGGGGTCGACTCGGTGCTGGTAGTAGAGGTCGACGTGGTCGATCCCGAGCCGCTTCAGCGAGCCGTCGATCGACTTGCGCACGTACTCGGGGCGACCGTCGATCGCCCGCTCGGCTCGCGCCTCCGGGTCGGTGACGTTGCCGAACTTGGTCGCGACCACTGCGTCGTCCCGACGGCCCTTGAGCGCCCGGCCGAGCAGCTGCTCGTTCGTGTGCGGGCCGTACATGTCGGCCGTGTCGAGCAGGGTGACCCCGCGGCCGAGCGCGGCGTGGATCACGCGGACCGACTCGTCGTCGTCGGTGCCGCTGCCGGTGTAGAAGGCGGACATGCCCATCAGGCCGAGGCCGATGCGGCCCACGTCGAGTCCGCCGTCGACGCTGCCGAGTGTGGTGTTCTTCATGACGTCAGGCAACACCCGTGCGCTGTGCGCCGTCCGCAGGAGGCGCGGGTCAGCCCCGCGAGGAGCGCGCCTCCGCCACCGTGGCCGGCGCCATACGACGACGCCGCAGCGCGGCGCTGGCGCCCACCAGGCCGAGACCCGCCGCCAGCAGCCCGCCGGCGAGGAGGAGCGGCTGGTCGACGTCGCTGCCGGTGAAGGCGAGCGGCCCGCGACCGCCGGCCGCGCCGGTGCTCGTGCTCGTGCCGCCGGTCCCGGGGCCGCCGGTGCCCGCACCGCCCGCAGGAGGTGTGCTCGGCGTCCCCGCACCCGGGTCGGTCACGGGCGGCTCGACCGGCGGCTGGACCGGAGGCACCTCGGCGGCGGCCAGCGTGAACGGCCCGATCGTCCGGCTCGCGTCGGCGACGACGGTGGCCGGCTGCAGCACGCCGTCGACGGTCAGCGTGTACTCGCTGCCGAACACCAGGCCGTCGAGCACGAAGCGCCCGAGGGAGTCGGTCGTCGCCGTGACCACGGGGTCGACCGGGGTGGTGGTGTCCACCGGCGTGGCGACGACGACGATGCCGGGTGCCGCCGCTCCGTCGGAGTCGAGCACGGTCCCGTCGATCAGCACCTCGGGAGCAGGCACGACGAGCTCGAACGGCGGGGGCGTCTCGCCGAGCGCGGGCGCCGTGAAGGGGATCGGGTTCTCGGCGTCGTCGCCGACGACGATGACGTAGTCGCCGCCCGGCGTCAGCCCCTCGGCCTCGAAGCTGCCGTCGGGACCGGTCACCACGGACACGTCAGGGCCCGTGGGCTGTGCGGTCGCGTCGTCGGGAACGGGGACGAAGTCGAGGGTCTCGTTCGCCGCGGGCGTGCCGTCGGCGTTCGTGATCGTGCCGCTGACCTCGACGGTCTCCGGGGCCGCGGGGATCGCGTAGACACGGTCGCTCGGCTGGTAGGCCACGTACGCGGTGCCCGAGGCCACGTCGACCACCGAGTAGAGGCCCTCGGGGTCGAGGCCGGGGACCGCGAAGCGGCCGTCGGCGCCGGTCGTCGTCGTGCCGAGGGGGTCGGTGTCCCCGTCCGCGAGCAGCTGGAGCACCCTGCCGGGGGCAGGCTGTCCGTCGACGGTCACGACGCCCGTCAGGGACGCGGTCACAGGAGGCGCGACGACGGTCGGGAAGGCGAAGTCCAGCCCGCCGAGGTCGCCGGTCGCGAGGGAGAACGGCAGCGGCGTGGCCGGCGCAGAGCCGTCCGGCTCTGCGATCGACACCGAGTAGCCGGGCGCGGCGACCAGGGCGCCGAACGAGTACGAGCCGTCCGGCCCGGTCTCCGTCGTCCCGACGACGTCGCCCGCGGCGTTCGTCACCGTCACGCGGGCGCCTGCGTACGGCGTCGCCGCCCCGCCCGTCCCCACTGTCGCCGTCCCCGACGCGCTGAACGTCTTCGTCGCGAACCAGGTCTGGTACACGGGGAACCCGGAGCGCTGCTGGTACGTGATCGTCAGCGTCTCGAGCGGCACGCTCGGGCTGAACCAGCCGGCGGCGCCCTCGGTGTCGGCGGCGGCGGCGTTGCCGACCAGCGTCCTCGTGGCGGCGTCCCAGCGGGGCTGGTCGCCCGTGCCGGCGCTGTCGCACGACGGTGTGCCCGTGCCGGCGCAGTAGTTGTACGTGCCCTGGAAGCCGAGCTGCGCAGCAGAGACGGGCGCGCCTCCGACGCCCGTGGCGGTGATCGTCGCCTGGTCGGCGTCGATGTCGCCGAGCACGAACGACCAGCCAGACGAGGGCGTTGCCGACGCGAAGGCGTAGGTCGTCACGGCGGCACCGGCCGCGGTCGGCGAGTCCTGTGACGGACGCTGGTTCAGGTAGGGCAGCCCACGGCTCGTGCCGTACTGCGCGCCGGGCGGGGTCGAGGCTGCCTGCCAGGTGCTCGAGCCGCTCGGCACGGTCGCCTGTCGCGAGGTCGAGGTGAAGGTCGTGGCGGGGAACCCGCCGGCGAGGGTCATCGTCCCGGTGTAGGCGCGGGCCGAGCCGGAGACCTGGAACTCGCCCCAGGACGACCCCTGAGCTGCGGAGGCGCCGGTCGCGCCCCCGAGGGCGAGGGCCAGGGCGACGACGCCGGTGGTCGTCGCGGCGGCGAGGCCGCGGAGCGACGCTCGACGCGGCAGCCACGAGGGCCGAGCGGGACGAACGGCGGAGCTGATGGCGGAGCGGTCGTGCATGCGGGCCTCACAGACGGGAGACCGTGGCGCCCCCGGCCTGAGGTTATTTCACGAAAGGCCCTCTTGTCACCCGCTGGCCGCAACGCGACGAGACACGGCCCCTGCGGTCAGGGGGATCACGCTGCCGTGACGTCCCCCGACCGTCGGACTAGCGCTTCTTGACGTTCGAGACCGCGTCCTCGGCGTGCGACGCGGAGCCGCTCTTGGCCTTCTTGTCCGCGCGCTTCTCCTTGAGGCTGCGGACGGCCACCTTCGCGGTGGTCTTCTTCGCTGATTTCTCTGCCATGGTGGTGCCTCCGTCGTCGGACCGAGCTGGTCCGGTGCGCGGAGCTTACGGCCACATCGTCCCCGCGCCTCCCTCACCGGGCACTCTCACGGCTCGTACACTGCGGGCATGGCCCGCGCCTCCTCGACCGGCCCGCCGACCGGCCCGCCGACCGCAGCATCGAGCGGTCGCACCTCGACGGCGCACCTGCGCGACGTCGCCGTCGCCCGCACCGCGGCCCAGCGCATCAGCGTCCCGGGCGAGCCGACGGTCGCGGCGACCGCCAGGGCGATGCTCGGCACACAGGCGCAGGACCTCGCCGCGGCGACCTGGAGCCTGGCGCTGCGCACGTCGGGCGCCGACGCGGCAGCGGTGCAGGCCGCGCTCGCCGACCGCAGCGTCGTGCGTGGCTGGCCTGCGCGAGGCACGCTCTTCCTGGTCGCGGCTGACGACCTGCGCTGGCTCACCGAGTTGCTGGCGCCGCGCTCGCTCGCCGCGAGCGCGGGCCTCTGGCGCCGGGCAGGCCTCGAGCCGCGGCACTTCGCCCTGGCCGAGGAGGCGGTGGTCGCGGCCCTCGCCGAGCACGGCCAGCTCTCGAGACCCGACCTGCTCGGGGCCGTCGCCCGTCACGGCGTCGACACCGCGGGCGAGCGGGGCTCCCACCTGCTGCGCTGGCTGAGCGCCCGGTGCGTGATCGTCTTCGCCGCGCCTCGGGGCACGCAGCAGCGCTTCGCCCTCTTCGAGGAGTGGATCCCCGCCTCCCGCCGCATCGACGACCGGGAGGAGGCGCTCGCCGAGTACGTCCGCCGGTGGCTGGCGCGGCGGGGCCCGGCGACGGTGCGCGACCTCGCGTGGTGGGGCGGGCTGACCCTCACCGAGGCGCGGCACGCGGTGTCCCTGGTCGACGACGTGGAGACGACCGTCGTGGGCGACGCGACCTGGATCGAGCGGGCGGACGCAGGAGCCGAAGGGGCTGGAGGAGGGAATGCCCGGCAGGCGCGTCCTGCACGAGGCGACCTCCGCCTCCTGCCGCCGTTCGACGAGCTGCTGCTGGGCTACGGGGCACGGGAGGCGTCGCTCGACCCGGCCGACGCCTCCCGTCTCGTGCCTGCCTCGAACGGCCTGTTCCTGCCGGCCGTCACCGTCGACGGTCGCGTGGTGGGGACCTGGCGGCGCACCGTCGCGCGCGGCACGGTCGCGGTCGAGGTCGATCCCTGGGTAGCGTGGACCGAACGTCGACGCGCCCAGGTGCGACGCCGGGCCGAGCAGTACGCGCAGCACCTCGGCCTCGCGCTCGCCGAGGGCTCCGCGTCGACGCCCACGCCGCCCTGACCCTGCGTCGTGCCGTCCTCAGCCCAGGAACCTCGATGACCGACGACGTCACGCCCCCCACGCCCGGCACGGCCAGCACGGCCCCCGCTCCCGGTGCGCCGCACCCGCCCGGCGCGGCCCCGACCCGCACCGAGCGGCTCGACGAGCTGCCCTTCACGCGCAAGCACGGACGCCTGCTCGTCGGGTCGGGCCTCGGCTGGGCCCTCGACGCCCTCGACGTCGGGCTGCTCTCGTTCGTCATCGCGCAGCTCGCCGTCGTCTGGAGCAGCGACAAGGGCGCCCTCGCCTTCGTCGCGTCGGCCGGCTTCGCGGGCATGGCGATCGGCGCCGCGGTCGGCGGCTCGCTGTCCGACCGGCTCGGCCGCAAGACGGTCTTCGCCCTGACCTTGCTCGTCTACGGGCTCGCGACCGGTGTCAGCGCGCTCAGCTGGTCGGTCGGCGCCCTGCTGGTGCTCCGCTTCGTGGTCGGCCTCGGCCTCGGTGCCGAGCTGCCGGTCGCCTCGACCCTCGTCTCGGAGTTCTCGCCCCGCCGCATCCGGGGCCGCGTCGTCGTCCTGCTCGAGGCCTTCTGGGCGCTCGGCTCCATCGCCGCCGCGCTGGTGGGCTACCTCGTGATCCCGACGAGCGACGACGGCTGGCGGTGGGCGCTCCTGATCGGCGCGCTGCCGGCCCTCTACGCAGTGTTCGTGCGTCTGCGGATGCCCGAGTCGGTGCGTTTCCTCGAGTCGAGGGGTCGGCACGACGAAGCCGAGCGCACGGTGCGCGCGTTCGAGGAGGCGGCGGGCGTGACCCAGCCGGTCGCGGCACCGCGAGCGGCGGCCGCAGTGCCGTCCGCCCCTGCCGACGCCCGCCCCGCCGACGCGCCTCGCGCCTCCTCCGCGGCCGCGCTGCTCCGGGACGGCCTGCGCCGCCGCACCGTCGCGATCTGGGTCGTCTGGTTCATGACCAACTTCTCGTACTACGGGGCCTTCGTCTGGCTGCCCACGCTGCTGGTCGAGGCGGGCTTCCCGCTCG from Frigoribacterium sp. PvP032 includes these protein-coding regions:
- a CDS encoding AlkA N-terminal domain-containing protein; the encoded protein is MTDLAARPFELRLETDGPYDAAHAIGLLAAHSVPGAELTDVAAGTHSRLVDVATADEPSRVLRLDLRLEPSGVDVVATASSGLAASPDDRDRVERLVRRWLDLDADSGAVLAGLGDDPVLGPLVRARPGIRITGSPDGWEAAVTTVLGQQVSLAAARTFAGRLVTALGSDVAGTGLRRFPRADVVAALPVDELRAAVGVTGARGRTLHAVAEAVAEGLVISPDGDRAATRASLLALPGIGPWTVDYLSVRALGDRDAYPAGDLVLRRALGGVTTKQAEVASAPWAPWRAYALFHLWSHALPTVP
- a CDS encoding DNA-3-methyladenine glycosylase I, whose translation is MSGVVVGDDGLARPPWAAVDPLMREYYDTEWGMPVRDERGIFERLSLEAFQSGLSWATILRKREAFRSAFRDFDPDVVASFDDADRERLLADAGIVRNRLKIDATITNARATVALREHGGLVELVWSHRPAETPRPVELADVPTTSPESVALSKSLKAVGFAFVGPTTMHALMEATGIVDTHLVDSHRRGSSGVWSTTP
- a CDS encoding methylated-DNA--[protein]-cysteine S-methyltransferase; the protein is MTDTAPDVDTALQRRLAEATGTEAGPRLDEHLDLLRDRLADEAAAVGTVDVFWRTVPSPVGPLLLCATDVGLLRVAFEVEDHDAVLDRVAVQVGSRVLRSARRLDDVAVEIDQYFAGRRRGFDLVLDRRLSRGFQRTVLEHLPEIPYGETASYARVATASGSPRAVRAVGTACATNPLPVVVPCHRVVRSDGTPGRYRGGEAAKAVLLGLESQLASGARS
- a CDS encoding RNA polymerase sigma factor, whose amino-acid sequence is MPPFDRVVELHGTTVLRVCRALLDAADADDAWSETFLAALVAWPDLPADVNVEAWLVTVARRKALDVIRGKSRRPQPVELVPESAPPVSFDELLARDDALLRAVRSLPEGQRDAVVLHHLTGLSHLEVAELTGRSHAACRRAAADGVAALRRVLGPGDETAAAPASASAPAPAPAPAWEEFSLPTSPRHATPREGARR
- a CDS encoding methylated-DNA--[protein]-cysteine S-methyltransferase; this encodes MSTISVVHTTIDSPVGTLTLVGGDDGLTGLWFPEHRRLPDPAGFGPRSAVGTGLSDFVEVESQLASWFAGERRVFDLPLAPVGTEFRQRVWQQLAAIPWGETRTYGQLALGLGDVRLARAVGTANGANPLSIVVPCHRVVGSAGSLTGYAGGLDRKRFLLDHEAPSASGSGRLF
- a CDS encoding acylphosphatase, yielding MDDVIRRRALVHGTVQGVGYRFSTEGEADRLGVDGFVRNRPDGTVEVEVEGTPAAVGQLLAWLEEGPAGADVSRVDVEEIAPTGEGGFETRH
- a CDS encoding aldo/keto reductase produces the protein MKNTTLGSVDGGLDVGRIGLGLMGMSAFYTGSGTDDDESVRVIHAALGRGVTLLDTADMYGPHTNEQLLGRALKGRRDDAVVATKFGNVTDPEARAERAIDGRPEYVRKSIDGSLKRLGIDHVDLYYQHRVDPLVPIEDTVGAMGELVEAGKVRFLGLSEASPETIRRAHATHPITALQTEWSLWSRDAEAEVLPTVRELGIGFVPYSPLGRGFLTGALRSVDELADDDFRRFNPRFEGDNLKANVRIVEQVDEVARQVGAKPGQVALAWLLAKGEGIVPIPGTKRRTYLDENVAADAIELNEEQVHQLDDVAAPKGDRYADMSTIDR
- a CDS encoding collagen binding domain-containing protein, which codes for MHDRSAISSAVRPARPSWLPRRASLRGLAAATTTGVVALALALGGATGASAAQGSSWGEFQVSGSARAYTGTMTLAGGFPATTFTSTSRQATVPSGSSTWQAASTPPGAQYGTSRGLPYLNQRPSQDSPTAAGAAVTTYAFASATPSSGWSFVLGDIDADQATITATGVGGAPVSAAQLGFQGTYNYCAGTGTPSCDSAGTGDQPRWDAATRTLVGNAAAADTEGAAGWFSPSVPLETLTITYQQRSGFPVYQTWFATKTFSASGTATVGTGGAATPYAGARVTVTNAAGDVVGTTETGPDGSYSFGALVAAPGYSVSIAEPDGSAPATPLPFSLATGDLGGLDFAFPTVVAPPVTASLTGVVTVDGQPAPGRVLQLLADGDTDPLGTTTTGADGRFAVPGLDPEGLYSVVDVASGTAYVAYQPSDRVYAIPAAPETVEVSGTITNADGTPAANETLDFVPVPDDATAQPTGPDVSVVTGPDGSFEAEGLTPGGDYVIVVGDDAENPIPFTAPALGETPPPFELVVPAPEVLIDGTVLDSDGAAAPGIVVVATPVDTTTPVDPVVTATTDSLGRFVLDGLVFGSEYTLTVDGVLQPATVVADASRTIGPFTLAAAEVPPVQPPVEPPVTDPGAGTPSTPPAGGAGTGGPGTGGTSTSTGAAGGRGPLAFTGSDVDQPLLLAGGLLAAGLGLVGASAALRRRRMAPATVAEARSSRG
- a CDS encoding winged helix DNA-binding domain-containing protein, whose amino-acid sequence is MARASSTGPPTGPPTAASSGRTSTAHLRDVAVARTAAQRISVPGEPTVAATARAMLGTQAQDLAAATWSLALRTSGADAAAVQAALADRSVVRGWPARGTLFLVAADDLRWLTELLAPRSLAASAGLWRRAGLEPRHFALAEEAVVAALAEHGQLSRPDLLGAVARHGVDTAGERGSHLLRWLSARCVIVFAAPRGTQQRFALFEEWIPASRRIDDREEALAEYVRRWLARRGPATVRDLAWWGGLTLTEARHAVSLVDDVETTVVGDATWIERADAGAEGAGGGNARQARPARGDLRLLPPFDELLLGYGAREASLDPADASRLVPASNGLFLPAVTVDGRVVGTWRRTVARGTVAVEVDPWVAWTERRRAQVRRRAEQYAQHLGLALAEGSASTPTPP
- a CDS encoding MFS transporter, with the translated sequence MTDDVTPPTPGTASTAPAPGAPHPPGAAPTRTERLDELPFTRKHGRLLVGSGLGWALDALDVGLLSFVIAQLAVVWSSDKGALAFVASAGFAGMAIGAAVGGSLSDRLGRKTVFALTLLVYGLATGVSALSWSVGALLVLRFVVGLGLGAELPVASTLVSEFSPRRIRGRVVVLLEAFWALGSIAAALVGYLVIPTSDDGWRWALLIGALPALYAVFVRLRMPESVRFLESRGRHDEAERTVRAFEEAAGVTQPVAAPRAAAAVPSAPADARPADAPRASSAAALLRDGLRRRTVAIWVVWFMTNFSYYGAFVWLPTLLVEAGFPLVKSFEYTLLITLAQLPGYAASAWLIEKWGRRGTLAVFLLGSAVAATAFGFGAVSGSATQIVVSGMFLSFFNLGAWGALYAVTPELYPTRLRGTGAGWAAGVGRIASIAAPLTVPPLLVLGGTPVLFAVFGGVFVVAAVAALALPELRGTRLAE